A portion of the Nitratidesulfovibrio termitidis HI1 genome contains these proteins:
- a CDS encoding cache domain-containing protein — MSIDVELRRYLHHMPGIGEYRSSLSSLSKWWTRVSLTGKINSLSVAATLLDSMDDAQRKFQELQERLIDSLARENTRKVALELGGMAQVAVDIVVRNLFERTADVGFLATDGVLVDFLAATARQGDAEVCVTGPSEDAGVLEDADADRNADPAQKAHADNGAAGSDMATDDACAAVRRRLRDYRDKYTVYDEILVLDTQGRVRAQLDESAPVRASSDPLVAATLAEDGYLETFRPSDLCPGKPVAHIFSHRILHPETGRPLGVLCLCFRFENEMEGIFRKLVSGRQGVVLCLTDDAGTVIASSAPGDFRVGSCLGTRAPRALTSLGSDSGEYLALSAPTNGYQGYAGLGWRGCAATPPQAAFADNGNSTCTAGGADQAQPLHPPAPNRGDGGDADAGNDTAEQSCIFSDDLLDIAATSEDVNQDLGLVVINGQIIAVKRNAQEFLPVLDEIRKIGHKTKDMFVKSIDDLYATVSSALLSDLRFKAALACDIMDRNLYERANDCRWWALTPAFRHILAQADNGRTVPPETDRRRITGILRYIHELYTVYHDLCVYNAAGVVVAVSNPANEGCVGRDLSNLDFVRQTVQSIRNQQEYRVSPFAPSDLYGGRPTYVYNAAVMHPADERATVGGIGIVFDAEPQFEAMLVDALPRDEAQAPLHGAFGLYVDAGGTVVSSTSPDIRPGHVLALPPQALTSDPTGVSCIHDMLGRRHALGAAPSCGYREYKNSGDYVNDVTGVLAVPV; from the coding sequence ATGAGTATTGACGTTGAGCTACGCAGGTATCTGCACCACATGCCGGGCATCGGCGAATACCGCAGTTCGCTGAGCTCGCTGTCCAAATGGTGGACCCGCGTTTCGCTGACCGGCAAGATCAACAGCCTGTCCGTGGCCGCCACCCTGCTCGACTCCATGGACGATGCCCAACGCAAGTTCCAGGAATTGCAGGAACGGCTTATCGACAGCCTGGCCCGCGAGAACACCCGCAAGGTGGCGCTGGAGTTGGGGGGCATGGCCCAGGTGGCCGTGGACATCGTGGTGCGCAACCTGTTCGAACGCACGGCGGACGTGGGCTTTCTGGCCACAGACGGGGTGCTGGTGGACTTTCTGGCCGCCACCGCCCGCCAAGGCGATGCCGAGGTCTGCGTGACTGGCCCGAGCGAAGATGCAGGTGTGCTCGAAGATGCGGACGCGGACAGAAATGCGGACCCAGCCCAAAAGGCACACGCGGACAACGGCGCTGCCGGCTCCGACATGGCAACGGATGACGCCTGCGCCGCCGTGCGCCGCCGCCTGCGCGACTACCGCGACAAGTACACCGTGTACGACGAGATCCTCGTGCTCGATACACAGGGCAGGGTGCGCGCCCAGCTTGACGAATCCGCCCCGGTGCGCGCCTCGTCCGATCCGCTGGTGGCCGCCACCCTGGCGGAAGACGGCTACCTGGAAACCTTCCGCCCGTCCGACCTGTGCCCCGGCAAGCCCGTGGCCCACATCTTCTCACACCGCATCCTGCACCCGGAAACGGGCCGCCCGCTGGGCGTGCTGTGCCTGTGCTTCCGCTTCGAAAACGAGATGGAGGGCATCTTCCGCAAGCTGGTCAGCGGCAGGCAGGGCGTTGTGCTGTGCCTTACCGACGACGCGGGCACGGTCATCGCCTCCAGCGCCCCCGGCGATTTCCGGGTGGGCTCCTGCCTGGGTACGCGGGCGCCCCGCGCGCTGACCTCTCTGGGCAGCGACAGCGGTGAATACCTGGCCCTCAGCGCCCCCACCAACGGCTATCAGGGCTATGCGGGGCTGGGCTGGCGAGGCTGCGCGGCCACCCCGCCGCAGGCCGCCTTTGCCGACAACGGAAACTCCACCTGTACCGCGGGGGGCGCGGACCAGGCCCAGCCCCTGCATCCGCCCGCCCCAAATCGCGGGGATGGCGGGGATGCCGACGCGGGGAACGACACCGCCGAACAGTCGTGCATCTTCTCCGACGACCTGCTGGACATCGCCGCCACGTCGGAAGACGTGAACCAGGACCTGGGCCTGGTGGTCATCAACGGCCAGATCATCGCGGTAAAGCGCAACGCCCAGGAATTCCTGCCGGTGCTCGACGAAATCCGCAAGATCGGCCACAAGACCAAGGACATGTTCGTCAAGTCCATCGACGACCTGTACGCCACGGTCTCCTCGGCGCTGCTGAGCGACCTGCGCTTCAAGGCCGCCCTGGCCTGCGACATCATGGACCGCAACCTGTACGAACGCGCCAACGACTGCCGCTGGTGGGCGCTGACCCCCGCCTTCCGCCACATCCTGGCCCAGGCGGACAATGGGCGGACCGTGCCGCCCGAGACAGACCGGCGGCGCATCACCGGGATACTGCGCTACATCCACGAACTGTACACCGTGTACCACGACCTGTGCGTGTACAACGCCGCCGGGGTGGTGGTGGCCGTTTCCAATCCGGCCAACGAGGGCTGCGTGGGCCGCGACCTGTCAAACCTCGATTTCGTGCGGCAAACCGTGCAATCCATCCGCAACCAGCAGGAATACCGGGTGTCGCCCTTTGCCCCGTCGGACCTGTATGGCGGGCGGCCCACCTACGTCTACAACGCGGCGGTGATGCACCCGGCGGACGAGCGCGCCACGGTGGGGGGCATCGGCATCGTGTTCGACGCCGAGCCGCAGTTCGAGGCCATGCTGGTGGACGCCCTGCCCCGCGACGAGGCCCAGGCCCCCCTGCACGGGGCCTTTGGCCTGTACGTGGACGCGGGCGGCACGGTGGTGTCCTCCACCAGCCCGGACATCCGCCCCGGCCACGTGCTGGCCCTGCCGCCGCAAGCCCTCACCAGCGATCCCACCGGGGTCAGCTGCATCCACGACATGCTGGGGCGGCGCCATGCCCTGGGCGCGGCGCCCTCGTGCGGATACCGCGAGTACAAGAATTCCGGCGACTACGTGAACGACGTCACCGGGGTGCTGGCCGTGCCGGTGTAG
- a CDS encoding ABC transporter ATP-binding protein: MKDTAMHPMNDTTSDAPTPQSATTQHDAPPLLELRGVTRSYRTGGWFSPRQERQVLRGVDLTVREGGCTGVVGPSGAGKSTLCRIALGLEQPDGGVVRFMGRTWGRDVRHGLGKDRRHIQVVFQNSVNAVNPRLTVERIIGEPLENFTTLNRRQRRARAGELLEQVHLSPSLLDRLPHRLSGGQLQRVCIARALAPRPRLILLDEALSSLDMLVQARVLDLLTELRRATGTAYLFVTHDVRLVPLFCDEAAVLTEGRVAPVDMHARDQASAQQAPHLLHPHQADSHQADSHQADSQQAAAHQAAYDALRAAILPAMPASVPR; the protein is encoded by the coding sequence ATGAAGGACACCGCCATGCACCCCATGAACGACACCACATCCGACGCCCCTACCCCCCAGTCCGCAACAACGCAGCACGACGCCCCGCCCCTGCTGGAACTGCGCGGGGTAACCCGCAGCTACCGCACCGGCGGGTGGTTTTCCCCGCGCCAGGAGCGGCAGGTGTTGCGCGGGGTGGACCTGACCGTGCGCGAAGGCGGCTGCACCGGCGTTGTCGGCCCCAGCGGCGCAGGCAAGAGCACCCTGTGCCGCATCGCCCTGGGACTGGAACAACCCGATGGCGGGGTAGTGCGTTTCATGGGACGCACCTGGGGTCGGGACGTGCGCCACGGACTCGGCAAGGACCGCCGCCACATTCAGGTGGTCTTCCAGAACTCGGTGAACGCGGTGAACCCGCGCCTGACCGTGGAGCGCATCATCGGCGAGCCGCTGGAGAACTTCACCACGCTGAACCGCCGCCAGCGCCGCGCCCGCGCCGGTGAACTGCTGGAACAGGTGCACCTTTCCCCGTCCCTGCTGGACCGGCTGCCCCATCGCCTGAGCGGCGGGCAGTTGCAGCGGGTGTGCATTGCCCGCGCGCTGGCCCCCCGACCCCGGCTGATTCTGCTGGATGAAGCCCTGAGCAGCCTGGACATGCTGGTGCAGGCCCGCGTGCTGGACCTGCTGACCGAACTGCGCCGCGCCACAGGCACCGCCTACCTGTTCGTGACCCACGACGTGCGCCTGGTGCCGCTGTTCTGCGACGAAGCCGCCGTGCTTACCGAAGGCCGGGTGGCCCCGGTGGACATGCACGCCCGCGACCAGGCCAGCGCACAACAGGCCCCGCATCTGTTGCACCCGCATCAGGCGGACTCGCATCAGGCGGACTCGCATCAGGCGGACTCGCAGCAGGCAGCCGCACACCAGGCGGCATATGACGCGTTGCGCGCGGCCATCCTGCCCGCCATGCCCGCAAGCGTACCCAGGTAG
- a CDS encoding ABC transporter ATP-binding protein has translation MSHMTASQTDSTHGPDPASALEPALVVRGLELRRAVRPGDAAIGSIESVPPLAAPPLVGPVDLTVERGQVVCLVGPSGCGKSLTCMSLLGMLPDGVTRTAGAIRVHGQTVDGQGASGPPTERLRLLRGRGAAYVLQNPASCFDPVFTIGAHFQETLAAHRPAGSSNAPRADWRTAACAALREVGFDDAQAILRHYPFQMSGGMLQRVMIALALVLDVPLLIADEPTTDLDLPSQARVLDLLDQVRRTRNMAILLVTHDLSVAARMAHRMAVMRHGRVVEQGDVRDLFAAPRHPYTRALLAAHHRLYGLCPPHGDVAVPRHPATSPAAGGRP, from the coding sequence ATGAGCCACATGACAGCTTCGCAGACCGATTCCACGCACGGTCCCGACCCCGCTTCCGCCCTTGAGCCCGCACTGGTGGTGCGCGGGCTGGAACTGCGCCGCGCCGTCCGTCCCGGCGATGCGGCAATCGGCAGCATTGAATCCGTTCCTCCCTTGGCCGCCCCCCCGCTTGTAGGCCCCGTGGACCTGACCGTGGAACGCGGCCAGGTGGTCTGCCTGGTTGGCCCCAGCGGGTGCGGCAAATCGCTGACCTGCATGTCCCTGCTGGGCATGTTGCCCGACGGCGTGACCCGCACGGCGGGCGCCATCCGCGTGCATGGCCAGACCGTGGACGGACAGGGCGCGTCCGGCCCGCCGACGGAACGTCTGCGCCTGCTGCGCGGGCGCGGGGCCGCCTACGTGCTGCAAAACCCGGCCAGTTGCTTCGACCCGGTGTTCACCATCGGCGCGCATTTCCAGGAAACCCTGGCCGCGCACCGGCCCGCCGGAAGCAGCAACGCCCCCCGGGCCGACTGGCGCACGGCGGCTTGTGCCGCCCTGCGCGAGGTGGGGTTTGACGATGCGCAGGCCATCCTGCGCCACTATCCGTTCCAGATGAGCGGCGGCATGCTCCAGCGGGTGATGATCGCCCTGGCCCTGGTGCTGGACGTGCCCCTGCTCATCGCCGACGAACCCACCACCGACCTCGACCTGCCCTCGCAGGCCCGCGTGCTGGACCTTCTGGACCAGGTGCGGCGCACCCGCAACATGGCCATCCTGCTGGTGACGCACGACCTCAGCGTGGCGGCCCGCATGGCCCACCGCATGGCCGTCATGCGCCATGGCCGGGTGGTGGAACAGGGCGACGTGCGCGATCTGTTCGCCGCGCCGCGCCATCCGTACACCCGCGCCCTGCTGGCCGCGCACCACCGGCTGTACGGCCTGTGCCCACCGCATGGGGATGTCGCCGTGCCGCGGCATCCCGCCACGTCTCCCGCCGCCGGAGGCCGCCCATGA
- the nikC gene encoding nickel ABC transporter permease subunit NikC produces the protein MTSRTDRIGHTGHTDLTGHTDRTSPAPLATYTPFTVPAPATVSDAPPGNTLLRQLLSRPTALAALALLCIILSMAVFAPYLSPRHPADVDITRKFEAPSLEEPLGTDHLGRSVLARLCHGTRVSLFAVGAILTCIVAVGLTAGCVAGYAGGRVDGLLMRACDVFMTFPTFILALFLVGVLGSGLTNVVIAVACTHWAWYARFARGLVLGLKQREYVLAARAAGTRPARLVLRHILPPVLAQLLVMAGLDVGHMLLHVSGLSFLGLGVRPPTPEWGVMIGDAREYIGAHPEQLLYPGLMIFVTVMAFNLLGDALRDALDPAAARETERDAACGAHGPDGTYGLDGLDGPNEMGEPDEPDEQDERGAAGHEDDSPADFHGVRAGAREGAA, from the coding sequence ATGACCAGCCGTACCGATCGTATTGGCCATACCGGCCACACCGATCTCACTGGCCACACTGACCGCACCAGTCCGGCCCCCCTCGCCACCTACACGCCCTTCACCGTGCCTGCCCCCGCGACCGTGTCCGACGCGCCCCCGGGCAACACCCTGCTGCGCCAGTTGCTGTCGCGGCCCACGGCCCTGGCCGCGCTGGCCCTGCTGTGCATCATCCTGTCCATGGCCGTGTTTGCCCCGTACCTTTCTCCTCGCCATCCTGCTGACGTGGACATCACCCGCAAGTTCGAGGCCCCCAGCCTGGAAGAACCCCTTGGCACCGACCACCTCGGCCGCAGCGTGCTGGCCCGGCTGTGCCACGGCACGCGGGTTTCGCTGTTCGCCGTGGGGGCCATCCTGACCTGCATCGTGGCCGTGGGGCTGACGGCGGGGTGCGTGGCGGGCTACGCGGGGGGCCGGGTGGATGGCCTGCTCATGCGCGCCTGCGACGTATTCATGACCTTTCCCACCTTCATCCTGGCGCTGTTCCTGGTGGGGGTGCTGGGCTCGGGGCTGACCAACGTGGTCATTGCCGTGGCCTGCACCCACTGGGCCTGGTACGCGCGGTTCGCGCGCGGGCTGGTGCTGGGGCTGAAACAGCGCGAATACGTGCTGGCCGCGCGCGCTGCGGGCACCCGCCCGGCGCGGCTGGTGCTGCGGCACATCCTGCCGCCGGTGCTGGCCCAGCTGCTGGTCATGGCCGGGCTGGACGTGGGCCACATGCTGCTGCACGTCTCCGGCCTGTCCTTCCTGGGTCTTGGGGTGCGCCCACCGACGCCGGAATGGGGAGTGATGATCGGCGATGCGCGCGAATACATCGGCGCGCATCCGGAACAATTGCTGTACCCCGGCCTGATGATCTTCGTGACGGTGATGGCCTTCAACCTGCTGGGCGATGCCCTGCGCGACGCGCTGGACCCCGCCGCCGCGCGCGAGACGGAACGGGATGCGGCCTGCGGGGCGCACGGCCCCGATGGTACTTATGGGTTGGACGGACTGGACGGGCCAAACGAAATGGGCGAACCGGACGAACCGGACGAACAGGATGAACGGGGTGCGGCAGGCCACGAAGACGACAGCCCTGCGGACTTCCACGGGGTACGCGCAGGTGCGCGCGAGGGGGCGGCATGA
- the nikB gene encoding nickel ABC transporter permease subunit NikB: MPAYILKRLAALIPLLLLVSVVVFLLLRAAQGDPAMAYLRLSRIPPTDEALTTARRMLELDLPLWEQYARWLARAVTGDFGKSYVTGRPVLGEVLHYLPATLQLAGAALLLTLAVSIPLGVGAALHRDRPLDNAARALSFTSVSLPNFWLGFLLVWLFAVKLGWLPALGRGGLEHLVLPAVTLSLMPMGINTRLIRTSLLENMHARHIMYARARGISERGVVWRHMFKNSLIPVLTSLGMHVGELLGGAVIVETVFAWPGVGRYAVSAVYNRDYPILQCFMLLMTAIFVLCNLAVDILYAWADPRIRLGEDRA; this comes from the coding sequence ATGCCCGCCTACATACTGAAACGCCTCGCCGCGCTCATCCCCCTGCTGCTGCTGGTCTCGGTGGTGGTCTTCCTGCTGCTGCGCGCAGCACAGGGCGACCCGGCCATGGCCTACCTGCGCCTGTCACGCATCCCCCCCACCGACGAGGCCCTGACCACCGCCCGCCGCATGCTGGAACTGGACCTGCCCCTGTGGGAACAGTACGCCCGCTGGCTGGCCCGCGCCGTCACAGGCGACTTCGGCAAATCCTACGTCACGGGCCGCCCGGTGCTGGGCGAGGTGCTGCACTACCTGCCCGCCACCCTGCAACTGGCCGGGGCGGCCCTGCTGCTCACCCTGGCCGTCAGCATCCCCCTGGGGGTCGGCGCGGCCCTGCACCGCGACCGACCGCTGGACAACGCGGCCCGCGCCCTGTCCTTCACCAGCGTGTCCCTGCCCAATTTCTGGCTGGGCTTCCTGCTGGTGTGGCTGTTCGCGGTCAAGCTGGGCTGGCTGCCCGCGCTGGGGCGCGGCGGTCTCGAACATCTGGTGCTGCCCGCCGTCACCCTGTCGCTGATGCCCATGGGCATCAACACCCGGCTCATCCGCACCAGCCTGCTGGAAAACATGCACGCCCGGCACATCATGTACGCACGGGCACGCGGCATTTCCGAGCGCGGCGTGGTGTGGCGGCACATGTTCAAGAATTCGCTGATCCCGGTGCTGACATCCCTCGGCATGCACGTGGGCGAACTGCTGGGCGGCGCGGTGATCGTGGAAACGGTGTTCGCCTGGCCGGGCGTGGGCCGCTACGCGGTATCCGCCGTGTACAACCGCGACTATCCCATCCTGCAATGCTTCATGCTGCTGATGACGGCCATCTTCGTGCTGTGCAATCTGGCCGTGGACATCCTGTACGCGTGGGCCGACCCGCGCATCCGGCTGGGGGAGGACCGCGCATGA
- the nikA gene encoding nickel ABC transporter substrate-binding protein, whose product MPTRSPSVAVHFPRHWLRALLLPMFAVLMLFTVTLAGGLAAPGAAHAADTPADTLRYSWPSNVGELNPHKYSPNQMFAQGMVYEPLVKYAKGGAIEPWLAESWTVSPDGKAYTFTLRKGVTFSDGTPFDARAVRMNFETVLANRARHDWLELVAQIDKVETPDARTVRLVLKNAYYPALQELALIRPVRFLSPSAFPASGNTNDGIKAPIGTGPWKLVETRKGEYDVLERNDAYWGKKPAIKRIVVRVIPDPNTRLVALQAGELDLVFGGGGHGGGQISLEAFDALKKGGTYAIYLSPPQASRVIALNSKSGPTADIAVRKAILHAIDKDAMVKGIFLNAEARADALFPPTSPYCDLKLPPYAHDTARAEALLDGAGWKRTNPQDPKGPRMKDGKPLSVDLCFVGNDVLQKAIAEFLQSELARVGVQANLIGEEEDAIGERQKSGAFGMVFGDTWGAPYDPHSFVSGMRVPTHADYQAQIGLPMKADIDARIGKVLLTTDETTRQNLYRDILTTLHDQAVYLPLTYQTSMVVHTARVDGVHFGAMDTEIPFEDMRLK is encoded by the coding sequence ATGCCGACCCGGTCGCCGTCCGTTGCCGTCCATTTCCCGCGCCACTGGCTGCGGGCGCTTCTTTTGCCCATGTTCGCCGTTCTCATGCTGTTCACCGTGACGCTGGCGGGCGGCCTGGCCGCGCCCGGCGCCGCGCACGCCGCCGACACCCCGGCGGATACCCTGCGCTACTCCTGGCCCTCCAACGTGGGCGAGCTGAACCCGCACAAGTATTCGCCCAACCAGATGTTCGCCCAGGGCATGGTCTACGAGCCACTGGTCAAGTACGCCAAGGGCGGCGCCATCGAACCCTGGCTGGCCGAAAGCTGGACCGTGTCGCCCGACGGCAAGGCGTACACCTTCACGCTGCGCAAGGGCGTGACCTTTTCCGACGGTACGCCCTTCGATGCCAGGGCCGTGCGCATGAACTTCGAAACGGTGCTGGCCAACCGCGCCCGGCACGACTGGCTGGAACTGGTGGCCCAGATCGACAAGGTGGAAACGCCCGACGCCCGCACCGTGCGCCTGGTGCTGAAGAACGCCTACTACCCCGCCCTTCAGGAACTGGCGCTGATCCGCCCCGTGCGCTTCCTGTCGCCATCGGCGTTTCCCGCATCCGGCAACACCAACGACGGCATCAAGGCCCCCATCGGCACCGGCCCGTGGAAACTGGTGGAAACCCGCAAGGGTGAATACGACGTGCTGGAGCGCAACGACGCCTACTGGGGCAAAAAGCCCGCCATCAAGCGCATCGTGGTCCGGGTCATTCCGGACCCCAACACCCGGCTGGTGGCCCTGCAGGCGGGCGAGCTGGACCTGGTCTTCGGCGGCGGCGGACACGGCGGCGGGCAGATCAGCCTGGAAGCCTTCGACGCCCTGAAGAAAGGCGGCACGTATGCCATCTACCTTTCGCCGCCGCAGGCCAGCCGGGTCATCGCGCTGAACAGCAAAAGCGGCCCCACCGCCGACATCGCCGTGCGCAAGGCCATCCTGCACGCCATCGACAAGGACGCCATGGTCAAGGGCATCTTCCTGAACGCGGAGGCGCGCGCCGACGCCCTGTTCCCGCCCACGTCCCCCTACTGCGACCTGAAGCTGCCCCCCTACGCCCACGACACCGCCAGGGCGGAAGCCCTGCTGGACGGGGCGGGCTGGAAACGCACTAATCCCCAGGACCCCAAGGGCCCGCGCATGAAGGACGGCAAGCCGCTGTCCGTGGACCTGTGCTTCGTGGGCAACGACGTCCTGCAAAAGGCCATCGCCGAATTCCTGCAATCTGAACTGGCCCGCGTTGGCGTGCAGGCCAACCTGATCGGCGAGGAAGAAGACGCCATCGGCGAACGCCAGAAGAGCGGCGCGTTCGGCATGGTCTTCGGCGACACCTGGGGCGCGCCCTACGACCCGCATTCCTTCGTCAGCGGCATGCGCGTGCCCACCCACGCCGACTACCAGGCCCAGATCGGCCTGCCCATGAAGGCCGACATCGACGCCAGGATCGGCAAGGTGCTGCTGACCACCGACGAAACCACGCGCCAGAACCTGTACCGCGACATCCTGACCACCCTGCACGATCAGGCCGTGTACCTGCCGCTGACCTACCAGACCAGCATGGTGGTGCACACCGCCCGCGTGGACGGGGTTCACTTTGGCGCCATGGACACGGAAATCCCCTTCGAGGACATGCGCCTGAAATAG
- a CDS encoding TOBE domain-containing protein — protein sequence MKVSARNLIPGKVKEITVGAVNSEVIIEVAPGIEVVSIITKRSVEDMGLKKGSDVKAMVKASNVMIVTD from the coding sequence ATGAAAGTCAGCGCTCGCAACCTGATCCCCGGCAAGGTCAAGGAAATCACCGTCGGTGCCGTCAACTCGGAAGTGATCATCGAAGTGGCCCCCGGCATCGAAGTGGTATCCATCATCACCAAGCGTTCGGTGGAAGACATGGGCCTCAAGAAGGGCTCGGACGTGAAGGCCATGGTCAAGGCCTCCAACGTCATGATCGTCACCGACTAG